One genomic window of Elaeis guineensis isolate ETL-2024a chromosome 2, EG11, whole genome shotgun sequence includes the following:
- the LOC105057009 gene encoding transcription termination factor MTERF15, mitochondrial — protein sequence MAIGVSFRRPLHRILSDFPQIPSFPLQNIRSFSKSTDVPRRIPTESPTNGQFSQQSSLASILRRYRFPQPQLHKFIQKNRFLLNSSPSDIEKCIGILQSLGLPQNSLLSILSSCPRALELGFLRKWQTGFSELGFPTVSSSQVQKVLEQSGRFQIEPEELHRSVQFMKNVGFSGETVSKVFEELPLPLMSNSIDISRKVDILKGVGLKRDEIDKVCCKFPGFLAFSFEGRLRLLFEELWDLGFTRNEIRKVLLDDPKLLLGMERGELSRCIELLNSLKCRPAIKERILREGLLRAGIDVKLRVDCLCQHGLIHRDAFKILYVEPRVIIYDLEDTEKKIEFLLHKIGLCVEYLVEFPEYLGVNLEKQVIPRYNVINYLRSNGGLGFEVGMKHLVKLSKLKFYNFFVKPYPECEKIFGGLVREVEAKPRHPTGLWKLFKPQKFSDSKKDIRNMKQFMDTLV from the coding sequence ATGGCGATAGGGGTTTCATTCCGACGCCCTCTCCATCGCATCCTCTCCGATTTTCCTCAAATTCCATCATTTCCCCTTCAAAATATTCGATCTTTCTCCAAATCTACAGATGTCCCAAGAAGGATTCCAACGGAATCGCCCACGAATGGTCAGTTCTCACAACAGAGCTCCCTCGCCAGTATCCTGCGGAGGTACCGTTTTCCCCAACCTCAGCTGCACAAATTCATCCAAAAGAACCGATTTTTATTGAATTCTAGTCCTTCGGACATCGAGAAATGCATTGGGATTCTCCAATCCTTGGGCCTGCCCCAGAATTCTCTCCTATCGATCCTTTCCTCTTGCCCCAGGGCTCTGGAACTAGGGTTTCTGAGGAAGTGGCAGACGGGCTTCTCGGAATTAGGTTTTCCCACGGTTTCCTCTTCCCAAGTTCAGAAAGTTCTCGAACAATCCGGGAGGTTCCAGATTGAACCGGAAGAGCTCCATCGAAGTGTACAATTCATGAAAAATGTCGGCTTTAGTGGTGAAACGGTGAGCAAGGTTTTCGAGGAATTGCCTCTACCGTTGATGAGTAATTCTATTGACATTAGCCGTAAAGTTGACATCTTGAAGGGTGTTGGACTTAAGAGGGATGAGATTGATAAAGTCTGCTGCAAATTTCCAGGTTTCTTAGCGTTCAGTTTTGAGGGTAGGCTAAGGCTCTTGTTTGAAGAGTTATGGGATTTGGGTTTCACTAGAAATGAGATCAGAAAGGTACTACTTGATGATCCAAAGCTTCTTCTTGGCATGGAACGAGGAGAGCTCTCTCGATGCATTGAATTGCTGAATAGTTTGAAATGCAGGCCAGCAATCAAAGAGAGGATTCTAAGGGAGGGCCTTCTTAGAGCCGGGATCGATGTGAAGCTTAGAGTGGACTGCTTGTGCCAGCACGGTTTGATCCACAGAGATGCATTTAAGATTTTGTATGTAGAGCCTAGAGTGATCATATATGATTTGGAGGATACAGAGAAGAAAATCGAGTTTTTGCTACACAAGATTGGGCTTTGTGTTGAGTATCTAGTTGAATTTCCTGAGTATTTGGGAGTGAATCTTGAGAAACAGGTAATTCCACGTTACAATGTCATCAATTATCTGAGATCTAATGGCGGGCTTGGTTTTGAAGTGGGAATGAAGCATCTGGTAAAGCTTAGTAAACTTAAGTTTTACAACTTCTTTGTGAAACCATACCCAGAGTGCGAAAAGATCTTTGGGGGATTGGTAAGAGAAGTAGAAGCTAAACCACGGCATCCGACTGGATTGTGGAAGCTGTTtaagccacaaaaattctccgATTCTAAAAAAGACATTAGGAACATGAAACAGTTCATGGACACTCTGGTTTAG